The genome window TGGGTTTGAATGCCAGttacagcacctggtgggttaagggtggacatttttctgatctcctaggtcaacaagTGCCTGCTATTGTCTGAACCCTCTTTGAGTgtttacacaagcagaagatcaaatgctcacattaaaaaatcctgtaatccatgtcagcattctttAGGTTATACTTACAGTAACAagaaacatacccagtatgcacatacTGAAAACtgcatggctgcctgcatggtgggataAAAATAATGTATGCAtaaacatgggagttgtagcccatgaacaaagaagagcAAAAGGTGAACTTAATGTTATTGACAGTAAAGGTcaggggtcaaggtcacaacaacaaaaaccaaaccaaaacaaaaaagctcAAATGAGTATGACTTTTGTATCAAATTATATTACTATTCTTCCTCATCCAAATTGTATGCAGTGTTGGTTATGGTTAGAATATGAATCAGTTTCATGattaaagaaaagataacatTCTTGCATTTATGATGCCTTTGAGAATTCTGTCCTTTGTGGTGCCTTGTTTGCTCAATTGATGGAGTGCCAAGCTTGCAGTAAAGAAGTTGTGAAGTTGAATTATGGTCACAGCATAAAAATGGCATTCTCACTGCCCTGCTCAGTCAACATGTTCTCTTCTGGTGATATCAGTGTAGTGTTACTGGTAGGTAGGTCCCTTGCCCCCATTCTCCTATGATGGGTTGGCTGTTCTTGTAAACTGTATCACCTGAGATGGTTGTCAGCATTAAATCTGTCCTGTTATAAGGGAATCcatcatttggtgtcatatacttaccatgtcaaactgatgcaaactaggcctatcggtttgctctgcttggccaaatttcgcgcggctaaaagtgaaaagatgacccgtcttgcccggtccggtcttagccaatcaaacgcctctaaaagctataagcgctgaatcattcctttggccaaggctctccacaccATCTTGTCAGGGTTATGCTCCGTCTCGTCTTAcgttttttttggctattaagcgtattcatttggccttattttgctgcatgcagcttgtgtttattgtattcttacattcttgGTACTCGATTTGATTTGGCCCCCTCGAattgttcgtttttctctacctctaagtcgatcggTACAAgtgtcgcctcccgaggtgtcccagcgtgaggcagggaggggggggagtggcaagtcctctcttggcggtggggactcgtggctaggcgcgaactcccaaggggaggccgcgcccagCCGTTACCCAGGCCCCCACTCGGAggcggccctcaggggccccattgttgttccccctcctctgccgaccaccctcccccacctccttctgggggggagaaaattttggttccggggaggggcgggggggggggggtgcctctactttgcccaccctgggccaagccaccccagtctccccacgggacgggattcggggcgcgtggccacctgctctgcaggtcttcccgctatccggccggtctcccctgctgggggaggcccgtgcgtgtcaggcggttctgggcagtcagcccgctcatCTTCTGGCAGggctgacacccaagtcggacctgacctccctccgacttggccaggtttttcccttcatggaggtcaaggcgccagtgacccttggagttggggtcacaggatggctggtgcccacgggtggttacccccattctacccgtactggggcgcacctatggtgcacactgggttgccaggaggaccaggggccaaccccttgtccgctccccaccagacccaacccagcacatctcacagggtgacacacacagccccgacaagtgggatcgacttcttgtcggtcaggttgaGCTCCTCAACCAATATTCAATATTGCCacagtccacaaatcgggcctctgtcaacccacaggtgacctccacggtcacatcggcctccttgtcaggaccgacagcTGTCGAGGGGCCCCgctgagcactcttcgcccccttcccagggggacagattgagcccacgcctccctagggactagcctgaaccaaactcggatttagccgagctcgaactgaccctccccaatagtgtcacgcatgccgaatcagtccctcaggctactttgttacccttgaccctccttaggccatgcgactctaactccagaaccaccaggcgactcagagtgccagaaatggtgtaggagtggcttaataagccagcccgcattGTCAGGGGTGGTGCtttcatccctcctccaggcagggagtccctctctgccctggGCGCTTtttccccaggcaagttccttaaagattcctccaagggcggggtgtggtccttgtacacacaggaccaccctgcctacagggaagcggAGTCCtctgcgcaggacaggatgttggtctcacagcgcaccaccttccccacttcagctactctcttttaaaacgttagcagagtgggacagattggcccgccgctgcctcctcgaggtttccacggcttatacctgcTTTGATGTGTttctccacagggccaatgagctgtgggaacagcgtccggttaatcaggacatggggtctccttcctctgtcccgctgGGCCTCTTCACcaaccagaggttaaacacttttggcaatagggtagcatctggtctcacggcagctgcagacacagctactaGCCTTCACTTCTATACTGTGCTAGCTtggcgtgatgccgttctccgcctctctaacattccagtagaggagagggctgccctgtggtccatcccagcacagcagcactcccttttcggccagtatgcgccccattttgtcagccacagggcagagacaaacagggaggtggcctcatatttagcccacacctcccaggggcacCAGGGTTctgtgccattgaagagaccggccaccagggccaaAGTCAAAGCAGCGTGCGCAGAATCAGTGgtagaggaataaaccacctcatgtccatcCAAGCCGactggccatgcccaaggccagaaggcagcacccccaatgactgggccccgattcagcaccaccagtcgttcagcccctccaagtaggaaacttgtcccggcatgcacatcagtggcatgCTCTGGGACTCAATGACTGGATTGTAtcagtgctagagtcggggtacatgctgccttgggcggccCTAAGATCCATTCCTCCTCCTTTTGTGCCCAGATCGGTGGAGCAGGAGAgcatcttagagaaagagatattgcacctactcctcataggggcgatatctcaactctcggacccgggccccggttttaaCGGTCGGTTGTtcatgattccaaaggtctcgggagggtggagaccagtcttggacttgtcccccctcaacaaattcctcccaaAAATCAAATTcaggatggacacacaggcacagattcaggagaccattcaacagggcgattgggctacctctgtcgatctgaaagatgcttattttcatatcctcatccatccggcatcccCTCAGTACCTGAGGtttgtgtggagggacaaggtattccagttctcggccctcccatttggtgtgtcccttgcccctttcctgtttaccaaggtggtgcgggaattggtgtccatcatccggtcggaatccatttgtctctgtgtgtacctggacgactggcttatcctggcccagtcgcaggccctgtgccaaagtcatacggccagacttctagacctttgctgccaactgggcttcctcacgaaccaggagaaatgcgatctgtccccaagtcataagcgcgttgggctatgccgctggtcaggcatctgcttgccagatgtggtgtagcgtatatggatttgtccgaacgcagtgacacctccttgagctactgaaactgaaaccccaagtcagtccttcgacttcttagggatgagatttgacacgcggtccatgatagtctccctgacgccagatcgctgggaccgtatggcaggcctcctcagccacttgtgCCGTTCCTtccaagcaacagcgcggacactttcttccctcctgggcatgatggagtccatggcacctctcattcccctgggcagggttctcaagcgccctcttcagagggcactgaggctacggtggtcccagagcactcagccatgggatgctcagatatgtctgggcgagtggttcctcaaggtgacatcagagtgggtaaccacccctcttcagacacagggggtgcccatagccctaCCTACTCTTCTGGTGGCACTTTTCACAGACgtctcctccctgggctggggagcccacatggactcactccatgcagcagggacttggtccccggaggagcgcctatgccacatcaatgttctggaactggaggcagttcgcagggctctcctgcacttcatgggggaggccactggcaagaccatccgcttgttcacggacaatacgacggtcgcatgttacgtgaacaaaggggggggagtGTACTCGGCAGACCTTTCTCTGCAGACcaaggctctcctccgttggttccacagcaagggcattgcactttcagcgagacacatagcaggaaaagccaacatcttggcagatgctctcagcaggtccaagagtgtcatccacacagagtggaccctggacaaggacacccttcagcgggtgtgggaatggtggtttcagccgatggtggacctctttgccacaaagttcaacaagagattTCTCACTTATGTCTCTCTGGTCACCGACCtggaagcgtgggcagtggatgctctctctctagactggagcagtctgattgcctacgcattTCCTCCcattccaattctgtccaaggtgatactgaaagccagattggaacgcctgcagctgattctcattgcgccgaaaaggccagcccagccctggtttccagaccttcagtccctgacacatgtccACCCCTGAAACttgaaaccaaacctcatctgctgaggcagcctcgttcggggattcctcattccaatcctcaactgctccacctgcacacgtggctgctgtgcggtcggaactgtcagcatcaccattgaagtcttcgacacCTTGGTCGGCCTTTGCCTATACTTTACTGATCTAAAGGCTCAAAGTATATATTTTgtgtgacagaagacagaaacccAGCTGCCTAATGAGCAATCACATACAACATTTGATACGTGATACAGTGTCAGATCACCTGTTTGTGACAGAACAGATTCCTTCAATCCTTGTCAGCAGAGTAGTTATTTCAGTTGGGGGAGTAAGATGTTTTCTTGCTCACAAGTTGGTAGCACATACCTATATAACTACGTGTTTTCACTTGGGTGGTTCGATTACATAGTGGTTTTGTTGTTAACATGCAGCATTTTATACTATAAAAAAAAGGTTACTGGTGATTATTCAGAATTTGTTGATATGTCTGCATGAGACATCACATGATAGTAATGTTGATTTTTTGTAAAACAGCATAAGCTCATGCATGAAAATGACGCTGATTGTACGATGACTATGAGTATGGCCGACTTTGTTGGGCAGGTGATGCTTTAAAAAGTGCTCTGGACTACGCCCTCTTTCTTGGTTATCGACATGTTGACACTGCCCTCAGCTATGACAACGAGGCTGCCATAGGTGAAGTGATCAATGATCGCATCCGTTCGGGTAAGGTGAGCCGAAAGGATCTGTTCATCACCTCCAAAGTGCCTCCAGCGTATATGGCCTACCATGCTGCTCTGGACAGTGCCAAGATGTCCCTGGACAACCTCAAACTGAAGTACCTGGACTTGTTGCTCATCCATCAGCCATGGGGTATGGTCAACCTGGGGGATGGGACATTGAAGCCTGTTGATGAAAAAGGTCACCGTCAGCTGGCAATCTATAACCTGAATGAAACCTGGCAGGCCTTTGAGTTCCTGGTCAACAAAGGTCTGGTCAACAACATCGGAGTATCCAACTTTACAGCCCGGCAGATCGAGAGGATATGGAAGACTGCCACCATAAAACCTGCCAATGTGCAGCTGGAGTGTCACTGCTATCTTCAGCAGAATGAGTTGGAGAATTACTGCTCTGGGAAGAACTTGGTGCTGACTGCTTACTCCCCCGTGGGAGCTCCAAGCAAACCTGATCGGAGGCAGGATGAGCCCTTGCTTCTCCGGGACCCACTGGTCTGCTCCATTGCCAAGGATTGTGGGAAGTCCCCAGCCCAAGTGCTGATCAACTTCCTGCTGCAGAGGAAGATGGTGGTGATCCCTAAGAGTGGGCATCTGCATCACATAGAAGAGAACCAGAATGTGTTTGACTGGTCCTTGTCCAGTGAACAGACACAGGCCCTCAGACAGCTTGATCGTAATTACAGGTTTTTCCGCTTTGAGTGGGCAGCCAGTCATCCTGAGTTTTCTGATGAACCATTTTGATACTTGTGGTGTGTAGGTGTATATTTACTCAGTAATGGCTATTGAGatctgattgtgttgtgtttgttgtagcTGGGACATTATCAACAGATTTTCATATTGATTTGattctgtttatttatcatcttttttcttttatgaaaTCTTTtatgaagttttttttcttttaagaaattATTTAAATCATGCTTTTCTTTTATTGTCATTAACatgattttagttgtttttttttctttaagtcaaattatttatttgttctggaaaaaaaaaagtctgcacatTTTGCAactatctttttttccccattgcaaCGAAGTTTTATTCTTCCAAAAGTTTACAACATATTTATTTATACTGCACAATGAAAAGATATATTCCATTCAAGATTTGATGCCTTGAATAATACTaatacatacagaaaaaaagactttCAAAATACCTTTCGGTACATGGATAGTAAAGTAGAAACATTGTACAAAAaagacaatgtttttttttttttgctgctgattctttcactctcacatgcacacaaatacctCTCAAACatccctccctacacccctcctcccccacaacactctttctctctcttggccAGTGTTCAGAAATACTGCATTCATTTAATTTGATACCAAAACAAAGCATAAAATATTCATTCAGAAGATTCTGTTTTCTTACTATATTATTCATATGAACATGGGTTATGCAAAAGCAAAAGCAATTGTCTATTGCACATCAGTAAATTGGCAGTGAACTATAAACTCCCCATACCACCCTGCAGcatgatattattattaattttatttcccTGCTGTGTTTTTGGTCTCTTTTAGTTGGCTGTAAGGGGCCCAATCTTATAAATTTCTCATGTGTACCATTTGAGAAGTGACAGTATTTTCATATTGAAAATCTATGTTCTGCAACCTTTGTAAAGACAAATGTGCTTGGAATGGACATCTGTATTTTACGCTTGTAGATATAGAACATTCCTAACAAAATAATTAGATCCATAACAGAGTCAGAGGTGAACTGATGTTTTAATCCCAGTATCACAAAAATGTCTGAAAGGGTCAGCTTAGTATTATTACAATGTTATGCGTCCAACTGTCTTTCAGCCATGTGGTTATTTCTGCCCAACAGTTCTGGACATACTGACAGCTCCATAATAAATGTACTGTTGATTCTCCATCATTGCCACcagtttacattaaaaaaaattttttttttttttttttagttggtaaCAGTCAATGAAGAACTCTGTACTGGAACCATTTAAGTGTGTTAATTTAAATTGTTTTGAAAATATTTTCCTCAAATTCAAGACAGAATTTGGGAAAGTCTCCATACATTTTCTCACACATGCTTCTGGTTACTTTCATCTGTTGGGATTTGATAAAATCTTTTGGGCCTGTCATTTATTTACATCCTATGTTTTACTTTTAGGCTTATCATTGGCTTCACTGTTATTCACTTCCAGACCAGGTCTGTTCCTATAGACTGTCAGTGTTCTGTCAGACTCTGAGCCAAGGATTCTTTTCAATCAACTTATTTTCATGACTGATAcaaaataacaaatgaataagtaTCCAACATTCTGAGCTCACCATTTTCATATGGACCACAAATGACTGGCTTTTTAACCATAGCTCTCTTGTCATCCCAAAGAAATTTATAAAAACTATTATTCAACTAATGCTAGAATCAGTGTGGTGGATCTGGTAATTCTGTTCGCAGGTGTACAATCTTTGAAACAACCAATGATtttattacacttttttttcctagAGGTGTAAGTTGTTGTTTTGACCATGACTGGAGTAGTTTCTGGATATCCCCTAATTTGTTCTCATTATTCAGAGTAATAATATCTTCTCTCTTTGTAGAAAACAGAATGCCAAACGCCTTAAAAAGACTTCTGGATTCCAGACAAAGTAAACATGAGTCATAAGTTTTATTCTTGAGTTTCCTTCACCCCAATCCAAACCACTGTGGTTTTGTTTAAGTTCATTTTTTAAACCTTATATTGAAGTAAAGTACTTCAAAGATTTCAAACATTCTTCAAAAGACCTCTcacttccataaaaaaaaaaagaagaccgtGGTAGTGTCTGCAAACTGAGACAGATGTGCTTCTACAGCTGTTATTAATCTGATACCTTTTATTTCACATTTATTTCTAATTAGCAAAGGTAAGATTTCTGTGCATATTAGGCAGAAGTATGATGAACATGGGTCTTCTTGTCTTACACCTATGGACTTCAACCCATCTGGTGTAGCCACTGTTCATCATAACATATATTTATATTATTGTAAAATGTGTGTATCCCTATTTTCATATCTGGACtgaaggcaaaacacacacacacacacacacacacacacacacacacacacccacgcacgcacgcacgcacgcacacgcacttttGATGAGAGACCAAGCCATTCTGTCAAATGTTTTCTCAAAGTCTACCAACAAAAGTAATCCAGGTATGTTATTATTTTCAGTGTGCACAAGTTATAT of Babylonia areolata isolate BAREFJ2019XMU chromosome 30, ASM4173473v1, whole genome shotgun sequence contains these proteins:
- the LOC143275430 gene encoding aldo-keto reductase family 1 member A1-like; its protein translation is MSNMARYLSLNTGFKIPSLGFGTFNLKGDALKSALDYALFLGYRHVDTALSYDNEAAIGEVINDRIRSGKVSRKDLFITSKVPPAYMAYHAALDSAKMSLDNLKLKYLDLLLIHQPWGMVNLGDGTLKPVDEKGHRQLAIYNLNETWQAFEFLVNKGLVNNIGVSNFTARQIERIWKTATIKPANVQLECHCYLQQNELENYCSGKNLVLTAYSPVGAPSKPDRRQDEPLLLRDPLVCSIAKDCGKSPAQVLINFLLQRKMVVIPKSGHLHHIEENQNVFDWSLSSEQTQALRQLDRNYRFFRFEWAASHPEFSDEPF